The Anolis carolinensis isolate JA03-04 chromosome 1, rAnoCar3.1.pri, whole genome shotgun sequence genome window below encodes:
- the LOC134297461 gene encoding uncharacterized protein LOC134297461 has translation MPAIDVGETSGENASGTWPHSPKDIQQPCDPGHESLRQHIEHLYGEKLFQDTRRLEKLRTRKAHLLCSLTFLLRCRDTDTIPQFLAAKRTFKTPQAHRIYNRLERNLLRERIHTIRKELANTDKELLHLHINISQKMNTQDWDKIDSLTYKKMEKDMVLHTKRQKQKFDKCRKQQPKPELDKSRTIINLTDRQLTEDQVSILEKGGNFAVTTTRIPVENIIANVESAIYQLPEEEAEEVRMETARILRNAKLPPSNITRKERQAIKDLNSDPEIIILPADKGNATVIMETKQYKEKIRQLLDPTIYKKLKQDPTNKITRKTNTLIKNSSINFDIRQQLCKSEALPPRLYGLPKIHKDSIPLRPIVSAIGSPTYNLAKFLATQLQTHIGLTAHYIKDSTHFIEKISNLNLSTKDILISFDVVSLFTKVPVADTLTLIKQNFPEDITALFHHCLTTSYFQWDTGFYEQKDGVAMGSPLSPVVANFYMEYFEKQALETAPKKPTVWFRYVDDTFTIWSHGEEELSKFLDHLNSIHPNIQFTMEKEKEGKLPFLDVLVIRKPNQQLGHTVYRKPTHTDRYLHKNSNHHPSQKRSTIKALTDRAQRICEPHLLQGELNHLNWALQANGYSTTDIRRAARPRTSQESQDKDPPRGKVFLPYIKGTTDRIGKLMKKHNLQTIYRPTKKIQQMLRSAKDKRDPLSSAGVYRIPCSCGQVYIGTTKRSAQTRVKEHERHCRLIQPEKSAIAEHLMNQPGHRILFENTKMLDHSNNYHVRLHREAIEIHKHVDNFNRKEETMKMNKIWLPVLQNSKIRTVNKKQYSENRGFPDMNQPRAVNDSKQRMPQRQEEDSR, from the coding sequence atgcctgccatagatgtgggcgaaacgtcaggagagaatgcttctggaacatggccacacagcccgaaagacatacaacaaccctgtgatcccggccatgaaagccttcgacaacacattgaacatctctacggggagaaattgttccaagacacacggagattggaaaaactaaggaccaggaaagcacatctgctgtgctccctgaccttccttctacgctgcagagacacagataccatcccacaatttcttgcagccaaaaggaccttcaaaacaccacaggctcatcgcatttacaaccgcctggaacgcaacctcttgagagagagaatccacaccatccgtaaagaactcgcaaacacagacaaagaactgctgcacctccacatcaacatcagccaaaagatgaatacccaggactgggataaaatagacagccttacctacaagaaaatggagaaagacatggttctccacaccaagagacaaaaacaaaaatttgacaaatgccgtaagcaacagccaaagccagaactggataaatcacggaccatcatcaacctgacagacagacaactcactgaagaccaagtatccattctagaaaaaggaggaaattttgcagtcaccaccaccaggatcccagtagaaaacatcattgccaatgttgaatcagcaatttaccagctccctgaggaagaagcagaggaagtaagaatggaaacagcaaggatcctgagaaatgcaaaactcccccccagcaacataacgagaaaagaaagacaggccatcaaagatctcaactcagatcctgaaatcatcattcttccagctgacaaggggaatgccacagtaatcatggaaacaaaacaatacaaagaaaaaatcagacaacttctagatcccacaatttacaagaaactgaaacaagaccccactaacaaaatcaccagaaaaacgaacactctaatcaagaactcctccattaactttgacatacgccaacagctgtgcaaatcagaagccctcccacccaggctttacggactccccaaaatccacaaggactccatcccactcagacccattgtaagtgccattggatcgccgacttacaacctggcaaaatttctggctacacagctacaaacccacattgggctcactgcacattatatcaaggactctacacactttatagaaaagatcagcaacctcaatctaagcaccaaggacatcctgatcagctttgatgtggtgtccctttttaccaaagtcccagtagctgacaccctcacactaatcaaacaaaacttcccagaagacatcacagccctgtttcaccattgcctcaccactagctactttcagtgggacactggattctatgaacagaaggatggagtggccatggggagccctctcagcccagtagtagcaaatttctatatggaatactttgaaaaacaggccctagaaacagcaccaaaaaagccaactgtttggttcagatacgtagatgacaccttcacaatttggagccatggagaggaagaactcagcaagttcctggaccatcttaacagcatccacccaaacatccaattcaccatggaaaaagaaaaggaaggaaaactgccatttctagatgttctggtcatccgcaaacccaatcaacaattgggccacacagtttacagaaaacctacacacacagatagataccttcataaaaactccaaccatcacccaagtcaaaaaaggagcacaatcaaagccctgacagaccgtgcacaaagaatctgcgaacctcacctcctccaaggtgaactcaaccacctaaactgggctctacaggccaatggatactccaccacagacatcagaagagctgcaaggccaagaacaagccaggagagtcaagacaaagatccacccagaggaaaggtgttcttaccatacatcaagggaactactgaccgcatagggaagctgatgaagaagcacaacctacaaactatctacagacccacgaagaaaatccaacaaatgctacggtcagcgaaggacaagagggatcctctctcttctgcaggagtctaccggataccatgcagctgtggacaagtctacatagggaccaccaaacgcagcgcccaaacaagagtcaaagaacatgaaaggcactgcagactaattcaaccagagaaatcagccatagcagagcatttgatgaaccagcctggacacagaatactatttgagaacacaaaaatgctggaccattctaacaactatcatgtcagactacacagagaagccattgaaatccacaagcatgtggacaacttcaacagaaaggaagaaaccatgaaaatgaacaaaatctggctaccagtattacaaaactcaaaaatcagaacagtaaataaaaagcaatactctgaaaacagagggtttccagacatgaatcaaccaagggcagttaacgactctaaacaaaggatgccccagaggcaggaagaagacagcagataa